One Vespula pensylvanica isolate Volc-1 chromosome 1, ASM1446617v1, whole genome shotgun sequence genomic region harbors:
- the LOC122630185 gene encoding phosphatidylinositol 5-phosphate 4-kinase type-2 alpha isoform X1 produces the protein MSSAPQVSSGLSKLKKKHFRVKHQKVKLFRANEPLLSVFMWGVNHTINELSHVNIPVMLLPDDFRAYSKLKVDNHLFNKENMPSHFKIKEYCPLVFRNLRERFGIDDLDYKESMTRCRAYNPSRRSGLATLSGRTHQLVQRSATAPSINFSPPPFISQIPVLSKPLRTYSFKPKRLRSQPILDDSSGKSGAKFYQSYDKLFIIKTLTSEEVERMHSFLKHYHPYIVERHGKTLLPQYLGMYRLTVDGVEHYVVAIRNVFSNHLTTHKKFDLKGSTVDREASDKEKEKDLPTYKDNDFVKEGMKIYIGEEAKTKLIETLTADVDFLTRLHLMDYSLLLGLHDCARAEQENRERAEREEDEDNHDEEDDSESGSGLDSRGPMGDRLWGWSGVTGMATPPESPHAALVRDTSLQYEDAIIPELDIYAIPSKEGAPTKEIYFLAIIDVLTHYGVRKQAAKAAKTVKYGANVDGISTCDPEQYGKRFIEFMSKAIE, from the exons ATGTCCAGTGCGCCGCAAGTTTCCAGCGGGCTTAGCAAGctcaaaaaaaaacatttccgTGTAAAGCATCAAAAGGTTAAACTCTTTCGTGCTAACGAGCCGCTCTTAAGCGTCTTCATGTGGGGTGTCAATCACACG ATAAATGAACTTAGTCATGTTAATATACCGGTAATGCTCCTACCAGATGATTTCAGAGCTTATAGTAAATTAAAAGTAGATAACCACCTTTTCAACAA AGAAAATATGCCTTCTCATTTTAAGATCAAAGAGTATTGTCCATTGGTATTCCGTAATTTGCGTGAAAGATTTGGCATAGATGACTTGGATTATAAAGAATCTATGACAag ATGTCGAGCATATAATCCTTCGCGACGTTCGGGTTTGGCCACACTCAGTGGGAGGACTCATCAATTGGTTCAGCGTTCAGCTACTGCTCCCTCAATAaacttttctcctcctccttttatATCTCAAATTCCAGTCTTAAGTAAACCACTACGTACCTACAGTTTTAAACCAAAACGCTTGAG GTCACAACCTATACTTGATGATTCATCAGGTAAAAGTGGTGCTAAATTTTATCAGTCTTATGACAaactatttattatcaaaactCTTACAAGCGAAGAAGTTGAAAGGATGCACTCGTTTTTAAAACATTACCATCCA taTATCGTGGAACGACATGGAAAAACTTTACTACCACAATACCTTGGCATGTATCGATTAACAGTGGACGGTGTTGAACATTATGTTGTTGCTATAAGAAACGTGTTTTCTAATCATTTAACAACGCACAAAAAATTTGACCTAAAAGGTTCAACTGTAGATCGTGAAGCAtctgataaagaaaaggaaaaggatctTCCTACATATAAAGATAATGACTTTGTCaaggaaggaatgaaaatttacataggagaagaagcaaaaacAAAACTTATAGAAACTTTAACTGCTGATGTTGAT ttTCTAACAAGATTACACTTAATGGATTATTCCTTACTACTTGGTTTACACGATTGTGCTCGTGCGGaacaagaaaatagagaacgtgcagaaagagaagaggatgaagataatcatgatgaagaagatgatagTGAGTCTGGTAGTGGATTAGATTCTCGAGGCCCAATGGGAGA TCGTCTTTGGGGTTGGAGTGGAGTTACAGGTATGGCTACACCACCAGAATCACCTCACGCAGCATTAGTACGTGATACGAGCCTTCAATACGAGGATGCAATAATACCtgaattagatatatatgctATTCCTAGtaaagaag GTGCCcctacaaaagaaatatattttttagccATAATCGACGTTTTAACGCATTATGGTGTACGTAAACAAGCTGCAAAAGCAGCTAAAACGGTGAAGTATGGTGCCAATGTGGATGGTATATCAACGTGTGATCCTGAACAGTATGGTAAACGATTTATAGAATTTATGAGTAAAGCCatagaataa
- the LOC122630094 gene encoding kinesin-like protein KIF23 isoform X2, with protein MSSIKSARQKPPVTSRKQATKTKTDNVEPVQVYCRIRPMLNSTDVSCMKIASSTTIIVTPPETAINFRNVSKVIQTSFSKVFGDDTTQKEIFNVVALPLVTNLINGENSLLFTYGVTGSGKTYTMTGDIHNAGIMPYCLDVLFNSIANYQTKRFIFQPDKLNGFDVLSETEIQFERQNEFNLDFANSQNGRYRHGIQPMDNNNDNRPSFICPIDEINMLQVDEDNGYAVFVTYIEIYNNSVYDLLEDEEVRSKTLQSKIIREDGYRNMYVHGVTEIEVKNSEEACKVFQRGQRRRRVAHTALNAESSRSHSVFTIRLVQAPLDSQGEQVVQDKRVICISQLSLVDLAGTERTNRSKNTGQRLREAGNINNSLMTLRTCLEILRENQIQGTNKMIPYRDSKLTHLFKNYFDGEGQIRMIVCVNPRAEDYDETIQAMKFAEITQEVQVARSVTSKLDLGYTPGRRHMNKIFKEARSRLEKAGNVDAADIEVDIGLVYSLGSPFPDMEMTNPHNDQVITNLMRFLELRIQKRNLLRGDLQQKQNNFRNMLVKMERENVSLKIENATLKATNEQQKEKISILENLVCKSEEQIDTLLYRLNSANDAIRNLQQELRDKDMSLNQRLIDKQRVKQKYNNKIQAETAKMNKELETKLQQQRELLQNQMKEKENKLKLVKQILVDDNTTDVTIPRKESVPVTTINIPEVATSSTVNVTAESTVVDTIPKTTSVQALAKMLESDAGDINTKERIPVVNPRYRRSQSVDRWIDHRPPPMVPVGTILQPVMHRKRSVTHLTDPKDITNKASRYCLISQNQDEEG; from the exons atgtcCAGTATAAAATCAGC GCGTCAGAAACCACCTGTTACAAGTCGAAAACAAGCAACTAAAACGAAAACTGATAATGTAGAACCAGTTCAAGTTTATTGCCGCATAAGGCCAATGTTAAATTCTACAGATGTTTCATGTATGAAAATTGCTTCTAGTACTACTATAATTGTTACACCTCCGGAAACAGCAATAAATTTTCGTAATGTCAGTAAAGTGATACAAACGTCGTTCAGTAAAGTATTTGGGGATGATACAActcaaaaggaaatatttaatgtagTTGCATTACCACTTGTGACAAATCTTATTAATGGAGAAAATAgtcttttatttacatatggtGTAACAGGAAGTGGAAAAACTTACACAATGACTGGAGATATTCATAATGCTGGAATTATGCCATATTGCTTGGACGTCCTGTTTAATAGTATTGCTAATTATCAAAccaaaagatttatatttcaacCAGACAAATTAAATGGCTTCGACGTACTAAGTGAAACAGAAATACAATTTGAGAGACAGAATGAGTTCAACTTAGACTTTGCCAACTCTCAAAATGGAAGATACAGACA TGGTATCCAACcaatggataataataatgataatagacCAAGTTTTATATGCCCAatagatgaaataaatatgCTACAAGTTGATGAGGATAATGGATATGCTGTATTTGTAACAtacatagaaatttataataatagcgTATATGATTTACttgaagatgaagaagtaaGGTCAAA aacATTACAGAGTAAAATTATACGTGAAGATGGGtatagaaatatgtatgtcCATGGTGTTACTgaaatagaagtaaaaaattcAGAAGAAGCATGTAAAGTATTTCAACGTggacaaagaagaagacgagtaGCACATACTGCATTAAATGCTGAATCAAGTCGATCTCATAGTGTTTTCACTATAAGGCTTGTGCAG GCACCGTTAGATTCTCAAGGAGAGCAAGTTGTACAAGATAAACGTGTTATTTGTATCAGTCAGTTGTCACTAGTAGATTTAGCTGGAACAGAGCGTACTAATCGTTCTAAAAATACGGGCCAAAGACTGCGAGAAGCag GCAATATAAACAACTCATTAATGACACTTCGTACGTGCTTAGAAATTCTTagagaaaatcaaattcaAGGTACCAACAAAATGATACCTTATCGTGATTCGAAACTTACacatttattcaaaaattattttgatggTGAAGGACAGATTAGGATGATTGTATGTGTTAATCCAAGAGCAGAAGACTATGATGAGACAATA caAGCAATGAAATTTGCAGAAATAACTCAGGAAGTTCAAGTCGCACGATCTGTGACTTCCAAATTAGATTTAGGCTATACTCCTGGGCGAAGACATATGAATAAG atATTTAAAGAAGCACGAAGCAGATTAGAAAAAGCAGGCAATGTTGATGCTGCAGACATAGAAGTAGATATAGGATTAGTATACag CCTTGGTAGCCCATTTCCAGACATGGAAATGACAAACCCACATAATGATCAAGTAATCACTAATCTGATGCGTTTTCTGGAATTACGTattcaaaagagaaatttattacgaGGAGATTTGCAACAAAAGC AAAACAACTTTAGAAATATGTTAGTAAAAATGGAACGAGAAAATGTTTCCCTAAAGATTGAAAATGCAACATTGAAAGCAACAAATGaacaacaaaaggaaaaa ATATCTATTTTGGAAAATCTTGTTTGTAAATCTGAAGAACAAATCGATACTTTATTGTATAGATTAAACAGTGCAAATGATGCCATCAGAAATTTACAACAAGAg ttaaGGGATAAGGACATGTCTCTCAATCAACGATTAATAGATAAGCAAAGAGTAAAGCAAaagtacaataataaaattcaagcAGAAACAgcaaaaatgaataaagaattGGAAACAAAATTGCAACAACAAAGAGAACTTTTACAA AACcaaatgaaggaaaaagaaaataagttgAAGTTAGTTAAACAAATATTGGTGGATGATAATACGACTGATGTAACAATTCCTCGTAAAGAATCTGTACCAGTAACTACAATTAACATTCCCGAAGTTGCTACTTCAAGCACAGTTAACGTTACTGCTGAATCTACAGTTGTAGATACTATTCCAAAAACAACATCGGTTCAAGCGTTAGCAAAAATGTTGGAGTCTGACGCTGGAGACATTAATACAAAA gAGAGAATCCCGGTAGTTAATCCACGATATAGGCGATCACAAAGTGTGGACAGATGGATCGATCATCGACCTCCTCCAATGGTACCAGTTGGTACAATTCTTCAACCTGTAATGCATCGTAAACGAAGTGTTACACATTTAACAGATCCAAAAGATATCACGAACAAAGCATCTCGATACTGTCTTATATCTCAAAATCAAGATGAAGAAG ggTGA
- the LOC122630560 gene encoding uncharacterized protein LOC122630560: MHSRGIKSSMVPTFGSIQLITCLWIGCAVWCLVQATDGQHFYLQTRYGKRDVSRADVPVRYERSAIYHTNGRYGRSESKISAEPSRPVKIVPRNNMFFLGSRYGKRSLEDQRVIYHSEYPLERLDAVLEYVDEARRIAEARKNQQEDLREEDERQDDLEVGPVLPFQ; this comes from the exons ATGCACTCTCGTGGGATAAAATCATCTATGGTGCCGACCTTCGGTAGTATTCAATTGATAACGTGCCTGTGGATCGGGTGCGCCGTTTGGTGCCTCGTGCAGGCCACTGATGGCCAACATTTCTATCTTCAAACTCGTTACGGCAAACGTGACGTTTCACGTGCGGACGTGCCAG TACGGTACGAGCGTTCAGCGATCTATCATACGAATGGCCGATACGGACGTAGCGAATCAAAGATTTCAGCGGAACCATCGAGACCGGTGAAGATTGTGCCAAGAAACAATATGTTTTTCCTGGGGAGTCGATATGGTAAAAGATCTCTCGAAGATCAACGAGTGATTTATCATTCGGAATATCCTTTGGAACGTCTCGATGCTGTTCTTGAATACGTGGACGAGGCTCGGCGAATAGCCGAAGCGAGAAAAAATCAACAGGAGGATTTACGAGAAGAAGATGAACGACAAGATGACCTGGAAGTTGGACCAGTTCTTCCCTTTCAATAA
- the LOC122630094 gene encoding kinesin-like protein KIF23 isoform X1, whose protein sequence is MSSIKSARQKPPVTSRKQATKTKTDNVEPVQVYCRIRPMLNSTDVSCMKIASSTTIIVTPPETAINFRNVSKVIQTSFSKVFGDDTTQKEIFNVVALPLVTNLINGENSLLFTYGVTGSGKTYTMTGDIHNAGIMPYCLDVLFNSIANYQTKRFIFQPDKLNGFDVLSETEIQFERQNEFNLDFANSQNGRYRHGIQPMDNNNDNRPSFICPIDEINMLQVDEDNGYAVFVTYIEIYNNSVYDLLEDEEVRSKTLQSKIIREDGYRNMYVHGVTEIEVKNSEEACKVFQRGQRRRRVAHTALNAESSRSHSVFTIRLVQAPLDSQGEQVVQDKRVICISQLSLVDLAGTERTNRSKNTGQRLREAGNINNSLMTLRTCLEILRENQIQGTNKMIPYRDSKLTHLFKNYFDGEGQIRMIVCVNPRAEDYDETIQAMKFAEITQEVQVARSVTSKLDLGYTPGRRHMNKIFKEARSRLEKAGNVDAADIEVDIGLVYSLGSPFPDMEMTNPHNDQVITNLMRFLELRIQKRNLLRGDLQQKQNNFRNMLVKMERENVSLKIENATLKATNEQQKEKISILENLVCKSEEQIDTLLYRLNSANDAIRNLQQELRDKDMSLNQRLIDKQRVKQKYNNKIQAETAKMNKELETKLQQQRELLQNQMKEKENKLKLVKQILVDDNTTDVTIPRKESVPVTTINIPEVATSSTVNVTAESTVVDTIPKTTSVQALAKMLESDAGDINTKERIPVVNPRYRRSQSVDRWIDHRPPPMVPVGTILQPVMHRKRSVTHLTDPKDITNKASRYCLISQNQDEEGELETKLYKGDILPTCGGGAQVVFNDMEYLKQLSPVTKKRSVTLSPRNKDQVTSSDNCLSIETGSKKLRV, encoded by the exons atgtcCAGTATAAAATCAGC GCGTCAGAAACCACCTGTTACAAGTCGAAAACAAGCAACTAAAACGAAAACTGATAATGTAGAACCAGTTCAAGTTTATTGCCGCATAAGGCCAATGTTAAATTCTACAGATGTTTCATGTATGAAAATTGCTTCTAGTACTACTATAATTGTTACACCTCCGGAAACAGCAATAAATTTTCGTAATGTCAGTAAAGTGATACAAACGTCGTTCAGTAAAGTATTTGGGGATGATACAActcaaaaggaaatatttaatgtagTTGCATTACCACTTGTGACAAATCTTATTAATGGAGAAAATAgtcttttatttacatatggtGTAACAGGAAGTGGAAAAACTTACACAATGACTGGAGATATTCATAATGCTGGAATTATGCCATATTGCTTGGACGTCCTGTTTAATAGTATTGCTAATTATCAAAccaaaagatttatatttcaacCAGACAAATTAAATGGCTTCGACGTACTAAGTGAAACAGAAATACAATTTGAGAGACAGAATGAGTTCAACTTAGACTTTGCCAACTCTCAAAATGGAAGATACAGACA TGGTATCCAACcaatggataataataatgataatagacCAAGTTTTATATGCCCAatagatgaaataaatatgCTACAAGTTGATGAGGATAATGGATATGCTGTATTTGTAACAtacatagaaatttataataatagcgTATATGATTTACttgaagatgaagaagtaaGGTCAAA aacATTACAGAGTAAAATTATACGTGAAGATGGGtatagaaatatgtatgtcCATGGTGTTACTgaaatagaagtaaaaaattcAGAAGAAGCATGTAAAGTATTTCAACGTggacaaagaagaagacgagtaGCACATACTGCATTAAATGCTGAATCAAGTCGATCTCATAGTGTTTTCACTATAAGGCTTGTGCAG GCACCGTTAGATTCTCAAGGAGAGCAAGTTGTACAAGATAAACGTGTTATTTGTATCAGTCAGTTGTCACTAGTAGATTTAGCTGGAACAGAGCGTACTAATCGTTCTAAAAATACGGGCCAAAGACTGCGAGAAGCag GCAATATAAACAACTCATTAATGACACTTCGTACGTGCTTAGAAATTCTTagagaaaatcaaattcaAGGTACCAACAAAATGATACCTTATCGTGATTCGAAACTTACacatttattcaaaaattattttgatggTGAAGGACAGATTAGGATGATTGTATGTGTTAATCCAAGAGCAGAAGACTATGATGAGACAATA caAGCAATGAAATTTGCAGAAATAACTCAGGAAGTTCAAGTCGCACGATCTGTGACTTCCAAATTAGATTTAGGCTATACTCCTGGGCGAAGACATATGAATAAG atATTTAAAGAAGCACGAAGCAGATTAGAAAAAGCAGGCAATGTTGATGCTGCAGACATAGAAGTAGATATAGGATTAGTATACag CCTTGGTAGCCCATTTCCAGACATGGAAATGACAAACCCACATAATGATCAAGTAATCACTAATCTGATGCGTTTTCTGGAATTACGTattcaaaagagaaatttattacgaGGAGATTTGCAACAAAAGC AAAACAACTTTAGAAATATGTTAGTAAAAATGGAACGAGAAAATGTTTCCCTAAAGATTGAAAATGCAACATTGAAAGCAACAAATGaacaacaaaaggaaaaa ATATCTATTTTGGAAAATCTTGTTTGTAAATCTGAAGAACAAATCGATACTTTATTGTATAGATTAAACAGTGCAAATGATGCCATCAGAAATTTACAACAAGAg ttaaGGGATAAGGACATGTCTCTCAATCAACGATTAATAGATAAGCAAAGAGTAAAGCAAaagtacaataataaaattcaagcAGAAACAgcaaaaatgaataaagaattGGAAACAAAATTGCAACAACAAAGAGAACTTTTACAA AACcaaatgaaggaaaaagaaaataagttgAAGTTAGTTAAACAAATATTGGTGGATGATAATACGACTGATGTAACAATTCCTCGTAAAGAATCTGTACCAGTAACTACAATTAACATTCCCGAAGTTGCTACTTCAAGCACAGTTAACGTTACTGCTGAATCTACAGTTGTAGATACTATTCCAAAAACAACATCGGTTCAAGCGTTAGCAAAAATGTTGGAGTCTGACGCTGGAGACATTAATACAAAA gAGAGAATCCCGGTAGTTAATCCACGATATAGGCGATCACAAAGTGTGGACAGATGGATCGATCATCGACCTCCTCCAATGGTACCAGTTGGTACAATTCTTCAACCTGTAATGCATCGTAAACGAAGTGTTACACATTTAACAGATCCAAAAGATATCACGAACAAAGCATCTCGATACTGTCTTATATCTCAAAATCAAGATGAAGAAGGTGAACTAGAAACGAAGTTATACAag ggTGATATATTGCCAACATGTGGCGGTGGTGCTCAAGTAGTATTTAACGACATGGAgtatttaaaacaattatcACCTGTTACAAAAAAACGTAGTGTCACTTTAAGTCCTCGAAACAAGGATCAAGTGACTTCTTCAGACAATTGTTTATCCATTGAGACTGGTTCAAAAAAGCTTcgcgtataa
- the LOC122630185 gene encoding phosphatidylinositol 5-phosphate 4-kinase type-2 alpha isoform X3 yields MSSAPQVSSGLSKLKKKHFRVKHQKVKLFRANEPLLSVFMWGVNHTINELSHVNIPVMLLPDDFRAYSKLKVDNHLFNKENMPSHFKIKEYCPLVFRNLRERFGIDDLDYKESMTRSQPILDDSSGKSGAKFYQSYDKLFIIKTLTSEEVERMHSFLKHYHPYIVERHGKTLLPQYLGMYRLTVDGVEHYVVAIRNVFSNHLTTHKKFDLKGSTVDREASDKEKEKDLPTYKDNDFVKEGMKIYIGEEAKTKLIETLTADVDFLTRLHLMDYSLLLGLHDCARAEQENRERAEREEDEDNHDEEDDSESGSGLDSRGPMGDRLWGWSGVTGMATPPESPHAALVRDTSLQYEDAIIPELDIYAIPSKEGAPTKEIYFLAIIDVLTHYGVRKQAAKAAKTVKYGANVDGISTCDPEQYGKRFIEFMSKAIE; encoded by the exons ATGTCCAGTGCGCCGCAAGTTTCCAGCGGGCTTAGCAAGctcaaaaaaaaacatttccgTGTAAAGCATCAAAAGGTTAAACTCTTTCGTGCTAACGAGCCGCTCTTAAGCGTCTTCATGTGGGGTGTCAATCACACG ATAAATGAACTTAGTCATGTTAATATACCGGTAATGCTCCTACCAGATGATTTCAGAGCTTATAGTAAATTAAAAGTAGATAACCACCTTTTCAACAA AGAAAATATGCCTTCTCATTTTAAGATCAAAGAGTATTGTCCATTGGTATTCCGTAATTTGCGTGAAAGATTTGGCATAGATGACTTGGATTATAAAGAATCTATGACAag GTCACAACCTATACTTGATGATTCATCAGGTAAAAGTGGTGCTAAATTTTATCAGTCTTATGACAaactatttattatcaaaactCTTACAAGCGAAGAAGTTGAAAGGATGCACTCGTTTTTAAAACATTACCATCCA taTATCGTGGAACGACATGGAAAAACTTTACTACCACAATACCTTGGCATGTATCGATTAACAGTGGACGGTGTTGAACATTATGTTGTTGCTATAAGAAACGTGTTTTCTAATCATTTAACAACGCACAAAAAATTTGACCTAAAAGGTTCAACTGTAGATCGTGAAGCAtctgataaagaaaaggaaaaggatctTCCTACATATAAAGATAATGACTTTGTCaaggaaggaatgaaaatttacataggagaagaagcaaaaacAAAACTTATAGAAACTTTAACTGCTGATGTTGAT ttTCTAACAAGATTACACTTAATGGATTATTCCTTACTACTTGGTTTACACGATTGTGCTCGTGCGGaacaagaaaatagagaacgtgcagaaagagaagaggatgaagataatcatgatgaagaagatgatagTGAGTCTGGTAGTGGATTAGATTCTCGAGGCCCAATGGGAGA TCGTCTTTGGGGTTGGAGTGGAGTTACAGGTATGGCTACACCACCAGAATCACCTCACGCAGCATTAGTACGTGATACGAGCCTTCAATACGAGGATGCAATAATACCtgaattagatatatatgctATTCCTAGtaaagaag GTGCCcctacaaaagaaatatattttttagccATAATCGACGTTTTAACGCATTATGGTGTACGTAAACAAGCTGCAAAAGCAGCTAAAACGGTGAAGTATGGTGCCAATGTGGATGGTATATCAACGTGTGATCCTGAACAGTATGGTAAACGATTTATAGAATTTATGAGTAAAGCCatagaataa
- the LOC122630850 gene encoding CDGSH iron-sulfur domain-containing protein 3, mitochondrial: MNIAVTSKFLRFIRTNVSKYQKVTLFSTKPEHPSIPVNQLKEIFSATEQNETGAMYDKKPFKIRCEAGKIYHWCTCGQSKRQPFCDGTHKNIFLKIKLRPVRFTVTETKDYWLCNCKQTLNRPFCDGTHKRQDIQELKR; the protein is encoded by the exons ATGAATATTGCTGTAACTAGTAAATTTCTGCGATTTATTCGCACAAATGTTTCAAAGTATCAAAAA GTAACATTGTTTAGCACGAAACCCGAACATCCTTCGATACCtgtaaatcaattaaaagaaatattcagtGCTACTGAACAAAATGAAACTGGAGCAATGTATGATAAGAAACCTTTCAAGATACGTTGTGAAGCTGGAAAAATCTATCATTGGTGTACATGTGGGCAAAGTAAAAGACAACCTTTTTGTGATGGTACtcataaaaacatatttttaaaaattaaattacggCCTGTTCGATTTACTGTAACAGAGACTAAAGATTACTGGCTATGTAATTGTAAACAAACATTGAATAGACCTTTTTGTGATGGAACTCACAAAAGACAAGATATCCAAGAATTAAAACGTTAA
- the LOC122630185 gene encoding phosphatidylinositol 5-phosphate 4-kinase type-2 beta isoform X2 has protein sequence MLLPDDFRAYSKLKVDNHLFNKENMPSHFKIKEYCPLVFRNLRERFGIDDLDYKESMTRCRAYNPSRRSGLATLSGRTHQLVQRSATAPSINFSPPPFISQIPVLSKPLRTYSFKPKRLRSQPILDDSSGKSGAKFYQSYDKLFIIKTLTSEEVERMHSFLKHYHPYIVERHGKTLLPQYLGMYRLTVDGVEHYVVAIRNVFSNHLTTHKKFDLKGSTVDREASDKEKEKDLPTYKDNDFVKEGMKIYIGEEAKTKLIETLTADVDFLTRLHLMDYSLLLGLHDCARAEQENRERAEREEDEDNHDEEDDSESGSGLDSRGPMGDRLWGWSGVTGMATPPESPHAALVRDTSLQYEDAIIPELDIYAIPSKEGAPTKEIYFLAIIDVLTHYGVRKQAAKAAKTVKYGANVDGISTCDPEQYGKRFIEFMSKAIE, from the exons ATGCTCCTACCAGATGATTTCAGAGCTTATAGTAAATTAAAAGTAGATAACCACCTTTTCAACAA AGAAAATATGCCTTCTCATTTTAAGATCAAAGAGTATTGTCCATTGGTATTCCGTAATTTGCGTGAAAGATTTGGCATAGATGACTTGGATTATAAAGAATCTATGACAag ATGTCGAGCATATAATCCTTCGCGACGTTCGGGTTTGGCCACACTCAGTGGGAGGACTCATCAATTGGTTCAGCGTTCAGCTACTGCTCCCTCAATAaacttttctcctcctccttttatATCTCAAATTCCAGTCTTAAGTAAACCACTACGTACCTACAGTTTTAAACCAAAACGCTTGAG GTCACAACCTATACTTGATGATTCATCAGGTAAAAGTGGTGCTAAATTTTATCAGTCTTATGACAaactatttattatcaaaactCTTACAAGCGAAGAAGTTGAAAGGATGCACTCGTTTTTAAAACATTACCATCCA taTATCGTGGAACGACATGGAAAAACTTTACTACCACAATACCTTGGCATGTATCGATTAACAGTGGACGGTGTTGAACATTATGTTGTTGCTATAAGAAACGTGTTTTCTAATCATTTAACAACGCACAAAAAATTTGACCTAAAAGGTTCAACTGTAGATCGTGAAGCAtctgataaagaaaaggaaaaggatctTCCTACATATAAAGATAATGACTTTGTCaaggaaggaatgaaaatttacataggagaagaagcaaaaacAAAACTTATAGAAACTTTAACTGCTGATGTTGAT ttTCTAACAAGATTACACTTAATGGATTATTCCTTACTACTTGGTTTACACGATTGTGCTCGTGCGGaacaagaaaatagagaacgtgcagaaagagaagaggatgaagataatcatgatgaagaagatgatagTGAGTCTGGTAGTGGATTAGATTCTCGAGGCCCAATGGGAGA TCGTCTTTGGGGTTGGAGTGGAGTTACAGGTATGGCTACACCACCAGAATCACCTCACGCAGCATTAGTACGTGATACGAGCCTTCAATACGAGGATGCAATAATACCtgaattagatatatatgctATTCCTAGtaaagaag GTGCCcctacaaaagaaatatattttttagccATAATCGACGTTTTAACGCATTATGGTGTACGTAAACAAGCTGCAAAAGCAGCTAAAACGGTGAAGTATGGTGCCAATGTGGATGGTATATCAACGTGTGATCCTGAACAGTATGGTAAACGATTTATAGAATTTATGAGTAAAGCCatagaataa